The Chlorocebus sabaeus isolate Y175 chromosome 6, mChlSab1.0.hap1, whole genome shotgun sequence genome has a segment encoding these proteins:
- the LOC103233856 gene encoding olfactory receptor 7E24-like codes for MAQQRGSAAQCPSYTEPQNLTGVSEFLLLGLSEDPELQPIFTALFLSMYLITVLGNLLIILAIGSDSHLHTPMYFFLSNLSLADVGFTSTTVPKMIVDIQSHSTVISYAGCLTQMSSFVLFACMEDMLLTVMAYDRFVAICHPLLYPVIMTPHLCVFLVLASFFLSLLHSQLHNLIVLQFTCFKNVEIPNFFCDPSQLLNLACSDSVINNIFVYLDSTIFGFLPTSGILLSYYKILSSILRIPSSDGRYKAFSTCGSHLTVVCLFYGMGVGVYLTSAVSPSPRNAVVASVMYAVVIPMLNPFIYSLRNRDIQSALWRLHSRTV; via the exons ATGGCCCAGCAGAGGGGAAGCGCAGCTCA GTGTCCAAGTTACACAGAGCCACAGAATCTCACAGGTGTCTCAGAATTCCTCCTCCTGGGACTCTCAGAGGATCCAGAACTGCAGCCCATCTTCACTGCGCTGTTCCTGTCTATGTACCTGATCACGGTGCTGGGGAACCTGCTCATCATCCTGGCCATCGGCTCTGACTCCCACCTCCACAcccccatgtacttcttcctctCCAACCTGTCCTTGGCTGACGTCGGTTTCACCTCCACTACGGTCCCCAAGATGATTGTGGACATCCAATCTCATAGCACAGTCATCTCCTATGCGGGCTGCCTGACTCAGATGTCTTCCTTTGTCCTTTTTGCATGTATGGAAGACATGCTCCTCACTGTGATGGCCTATGACCGGTTTGTAGCCATCTGTCACCCCCTACTCTACCCAGTCATCATGACTCCTCACCTCTGTGTCTTCCTAGTTTTGGCGTCTTTTTTCCTTAGCCTGTTGCATTCCCAGCTGCATAACTTGATTGTGTTACAATTCACCTGCTTCAAGAATGTGGAAATCCCTAATTTTTTCTGTGACCCATCTCAACTTCTCAACCTTGCCTGCTCTGACAGCGTCATCAATAACATATTCGTATATTTAGATAGTACTATATTTGGTTTTCTTCCCACTTCAGGGATCCTTTTGTCTTACTATAAAATTCTCTCCTCCATTCTAAGAATTCCATCATCAGATGGGAGGTATAAAGCCTTCTCCACCTGTGGCTCTCACCTGACagttgtttgcttattttatggAATGGGCGTTGGCGTGTACCTGACGTCAGCTGTGTCACCATCTCCCAGGAATGCTGTGGTGGCATCAGTGATGTATGCTGTGGTCATCCCCATGCTGAACCCCTTCATCTACAGCCTGAGAAACAGGGACATTCAAAGTGCCCTGTGGAGGCTGCACAGCAGAACAGTCTAA
- the LOC103234354 gene encoding olfactory receptor 7E24-like, with translation MAQQRGSAAHCPNRADPRNLTDVSEFLLLELSEDPELQPVLAGLFLSMYLVTVLGNLLIILAVSSDSHLHTPMYFFLSNLSLADIGFTSTTIPKVIVDIQTHSRVISYVGCLTQMSLFALFGSMEDMLLSVMAYDRFVAICYPLYYPVIMNPCFCGFLVLLSFFLSLLDSQLHNWIALQITCFKDVEIPNFFCDPSQFPHLACCDTFTSNIVMYFLAAIFGFLPILGILFSYYKIVSSILRVPSSGGRYKAFSTCGSHLSVVCLFYGTGLGEYLSSDVSSYPRKGAVASVMYTVVTPMLNPFIYSLRNRDIQSALRQLQGRIL, from the exons ATGGCCCAGCAGAGGGGAAGCGCAGCTCA TTGTCCAAACCGTGCAGATCCACGGAATCTAACAGATGTCTCAGAATTCCTCCTCCTGGAACTCTCAGAGGATCCAGAACTGCAGCCCGTCCTCGCTGGGCTGTTCCTGTCCATGTACCTGGTCACGGTGCTGGGGAACCTGCTCATCATCCTGGCTGTCAGCTCTGACTCCCACCTCCACAcccccatgtacttcttcctctCCAACCTGTCCTTGGCTGACATCGGtttcacctccaccaccatccccaaGGTGATTGTGGACATCCAAACTCACAGCAGAGTCATCTCCTACGTGGGCTGCCTGACTCAGATGTCCCTTTTTGCCCTTTTTGGAAGCATGGAAGACATGCTCCTGAGTGTGATGGCTTATGACCGGTTTGTGGCCATTTGTTACCCTCTGTATTATCCAGTCATCATGAACCCATGTTTCTGTGGCTTCCtagttttgttgtctttttttctcagtcttttaGACTCCCAGCTGCACAACTGGATTGCCTTACAAATTACCTGCTTCAAAGATGTGGAAATTCCCAATTTCTTCTGTGACCCTTCTCAATTCCCCCACCTTGCCTGCTGTGACACCTTCACCAGTAACATAGTCATGTATTTCCTTGCtgccatatttggttttcttccCATCTTGGGGATCCTTTTCTCTTATTATAAAATTGTTTCCTCCATTCTGCGGGTTCCATCATCAGGTGGGAGGTATAAAGCCTTCTCCACCTGTGGCTCTCACCTGTCagttgtttgcttattttatggAACAGGCCTTGGAGAGTACCTCAGTTCAGACGTGTCCTCTTATCCCAGAAAGGGTGCAGTGGCCTCAGTGATGTACACGGTGGTCACCCCCATGCTAAACCCCTTCATCTACAGCCTGAGAAACAGGGACATTCAAAGTGCCCTGCGGCAGCTGCAAGGCAGAATACTCTAA